The following is a genomic window from Sedimenticola thiotaurini.
CTGATGCATTTCCTCAAGGTCTGGCTGGCTAAACACATCATGGAAGAGGATATGCAGTACAGCGGCTTCTTCCTGGCTGCGGGAGCCAATCCGAAACTGACCAACCGCTCCTGGGTGAAGCGGCTTTGGTCGAATATCATCCACTAGGCAGGCAAATTGCTGGCGATGTGACGCTGATTGGGGTAAGTTCGCAGGCTTTGCAACCAAGACCAGCGCAATGAACAGCTTCTACCACCAGGCAAGATTCCTCACCAGCGCCGCAAAACTTGAACAGTCCCCGCCCGACACTGGCGCCGAAGTCGCCTTTGCCGGGCGTTCCAATGCCGGCAAATCCAGCGCCATCAACGCCCTGTGCCAGCAAAAGAGCCTGGCCCGAACCAGCAAAACCCCCGGTCGCACCCAACTGCTCAATTTCTTTGCCCTGGACCCGGAACACCGGCTGGTGGATCTGCCGGGGTATGGCTACGCCAAGGTGGCAGAGCAGATCAAACGGCAGTGGCAGGCGGAACTGGCCGCCTACCTGGAGCAACGCACATCGCTGCGGGGGGTGATCCTGCTGGCCGATGCGCGCCATCCCCTGAAGGAGTTTGACCTGCAGATGCTGGAGTGGAGTGGCCAGATCCAGCTACCGGTACACCTGTTGCTCACCAAGGCAGACAAGCTGAAACGGGGCGCCGCGGCGAAAAGTCTGCAGCAGGTAAAGCAGGCCCTGAAGCAGATCAACGGCATGCACAGCGTACAACTCTTTTCCGCCCTCAAACGTCAGGGTATTGATGAAGTCCACGCCGTGCTGGACAAGTGGCTGGAGGTATCGGCCCCAGCCGCCCCGGACTGAACAAAACGGCCCGGGGGCACAACCCGACCGATCCGCCTCTCGCCTCCGCTCCCCAATCCGCTGTCATCTGCCGGAGCATACTTCCCGGCGGCTGCCGCTTTACGCACCTGATCCTGGGGACAAAAAAAGACCCTGTCACCCAAGGGGAGTCAAGGTGATCAGGGTCTTAGCGCCCGACTTGGGGTCGTCGGGGACAGGTCACTTGGGGAGAAGTGACCGCGCCAGCTGGCGCTACTTAATGAGATAGCAGAAATCACCAATAGTTCAATGCCGACAGAAATTTCCGCTCAATGCGCTTCATCCCAGTTATCCCCGACGCCGATGTCCACCAACAGCGGGACCTCCAGGCTGGCGGCCGACTCCATATAGCCACGAATCCGTTCACAAACCGGCTCCAGTTCCGCCTCCGCCACTTCGAAAACCAGCTCGTCATGCACCTGCATCACCATTTTCACCGGCGGACGCTCTTTCTCTATCCACCCATCCACCGCCAGCATGGCACGCTTGATGATATCTGAAGCGGTACCCTGCATCGGCGCATTGATCGCGGTGCGTTCCGCCGCCGCCTGACGCATCTTGTTCCGGGCATTGATCTCCGGCAGATGCAGCCGGCGGCCAAACACCGTCTCCACGAACCCCTTGGCATGGGCCTCCTCCCGCATCCGGTCCATGTAGGCCCGCACCCCGGGATAGCGGTCAAAATAGAGATCCACGTACTGCTGGGCCGCGGCCCGCTCGATGCCCAGCTGTTTGGCCAGGCCGAATGCGGACATACCGTAGATCAGACCGAAATTGATCGCCTTGGCAGAGCGCCGCTGATCCGCCGTCACCTGCTCCACACTGTCGACCCCAAATACCTCTGCGGCGGTCGCCTGGTGGATATCCACCCCGGCGGCAAACGCTTTCAGCAAACCCGCATCACCGGACAAGTGGGCCATGATCCGCAGTTCGATCTGGGAGTAGTCGGCCGCCACGATACGACACCCCGCGTCGGCAATGAATGCCTGGCGAATACGCCGTCCCTGGTCGCTGCGCACCGGGATGTTCTGCAGATTGGGATCGGACGAACTGAGACGCCCGGTGGCGGCCACCGCCTGATGATAGGAGGTGTGCACCCGCCCGGTCTCCGGATTAACCATCTGGGGCAGCTTGTCTGTGTAGGTCGACTTCAACTTGGCGCAACCCCGGTGTTCCAGGATCAGGGCCGGCAGCTCATAGCCCTGCTCGGCCAGCTCCTGCAATACCGACTCCGCCGTGGACGGAGCACCCTTAGGGGTCTTGGCCACCACTGGCAGCTCCAGCTCTTCAAAAAATATCTGCCCGATCTGCTTGGGGGAACTGAGGTTGAAGCTGCGCCCGGCCACCGCATAGGCCTGCTGCTCGAGCTCATGCATCCGCTTGGCCAGCTCCTGACTCTGCTGATGCAGCAGCTTCGAATCGATACGTACACCACAACGCTCCATACGGGACAGCACCGGCACCAGGGGAATCTCCAGGCTCTGCAGCAGACCGGCCAATTCGCCCTCTGCCTGCAGGGCCGGCCAGAGCGCCTGATGCAGCCGCAGGGTGATCTCCGCATCCTCCGCCGCATAGGGTACCGCTTTCTCCAACGGCACCTGATCAAAGCGGAGCTGCTTGGCCCCCTTGCCTGCCACATCCTCGTACTTGATAGTCTTCACTCCCAGGTACTTTTGTGCCAACGAATCCATATCATGGCGGGTGGCGGTGGAGTCCAGCACGTAGGATTCCAGCATGGTGTCGAAGGCGACTCCCCGCAGGGTAATACCGTAACGGGCCAGCACACTCATATCGTACTTCAGGTTCTGACCGATCTTGCGGCAGTGAGGATCCTCCAGCAGGGGTTTAAGCTGTTCCAGCACCCAGTCCCGCTCCAGCTGTTCAGGCGCACCGGGATAACAGTGGGCCACCGGCACATAGGCCGCCTCTCCCGGCTGCAGGGCGAATGAGACGCCGACCAGCTCCGCCTGCATGTAGTCAAGACTGGTGGTCTCGGTATCGAAGGCGAACTCACCCGCTGCACGTAACCGCTCCAGCCAGGCACTGAAGACCTCCCGGTCTAGCACCTGTTCATAATTTTGCTCCAGGTCGTCAGCGCTGTTGGATACGGACTCCCCGACGGCCTCCCCGCTCTCCTGCTCCAGCGTGTCCAACAGCCGGCGTGCCTCGATCCGGCTGTACCATTCACGCAGCGCCGCCAGGTCCGGCTGGGTAGGCTGCAGGTCATCCGGCCCCTGGGCCAGCTCAATATCCAGTTTGATCGTAGTCAGACGACGGGAGAGATCCAGCTGTTCCAGGTGCTCCCGCAGGTACTCCCCGACTTTGCCCTTGATCTCGTCGGCGTGCGCCTTGATCCCCTCGATGGAACCGTAGGCAGAAAGCCATTTGACCGCCGTTTTCGGACCGCATTTGGGGATCCCCGGAATATTGTCCGAGGTGTCACCCACCAGGGCGAGATAATCGATAATCTGCTCCGGCTTAACGCCGAACTTGTCCACCACACCCTGGCGATCCAGCCGGCTATCGGTCATGGTGTTGATCAGGGTGACGTGGCCATCCACCAGCTGGGCCAGATCCTTGTCACCGGTGGAGATCAGGGTCTGCATGCCGGCCCGGGATGCCTGGGTGGCCAGAGTACCGATGACATCATCCGCCTCCACTCCCGGCACGACCAACAGTGGCAATCCCATCGCCTCCACGATGCGGTGCAGCGGTTCAATCTGCTCCCGCAGCTCATCCGGCATGGGCGGACGGTTGGCCTTGTACTGGTCATACATCTCGTTTCTGAAGCTTCCCCCAGGGGCATCGAACACCACCGCCATATGGGTTGGCTGGTACTCAATCATCAGCTTGCGCAGCATATTCACCACCCCGACGATGGCACCGGTTGCCTCACCACGGGAGTTGGTCAGTGGTGGCAGCGCATGGTAGGCACGGAACAGGTATG
Proteins encoded in this region:
- the yihA gene encoding ribosome biogenesis GTP-binding protein YihA/YsxC: MNSFYHQARFLTSAAKLEQSPPDTGAEVAFAGRSNAGKSSAINALCQQKSLARTSKTPGRTQLLNFFALDPEHRLVDLPGYGYAKVAEQIKRQWQAELAAYLEQRTSLRGVILLADARHPLKEFDLQMLEWSGQIQLPVHLLLTKADKLKRGAAAKSLQQVKQALKQINGMHSVQLFSALKRQGIDEVHAVLDKWLEVSAPAAPD
- the polA gene encoding DNA polymerase I, yielding MTAESPFILVDGSSYLFRAYHALPPLTNSRGEATGAIVGVVNMLRKLMIEYQPTHMAVVFDAPGGSFRNEMYDQYKANRPPMPDELREQIEPLHRIVEAMGLPLLVVPGVEADDVIGTLATQASRAGMQTLISTGDKDLAQLVDGHVTLINTMTDSRLDRQGVVDKFGVKPEQIIDYLALVGDTSDNIPGIPKCGPKTAVKWLSAYGSIEGIKAHADEIKGKVGEYLREHLEQLDLSRRLTTIKLDIELAQGPDDLQPTQPDLAALREWYSRIEARRLLDTLEQESGEAVGESVSNSADDLEQNYEQVLDREVFSAWLERLRAAGEFAFDTETTSLDYMQAELVGVSFALQPGEAAYVPVAHCYPGAPEQLERDWVLEQLKPLLEDPHCRKIGQNLKYDMSVLARYGITLRGVAFDTMLESYVLDSTATRHDMDSLAQKYLGVKTIKYEDVAGKGAKQLRFDQVPLEKAVPYAAEDAEITLRLHQALWPALQAEGELAGLLQSLEIPLVPVLSRMERCGVRIDSKLLHQQSQELAKRMHELEQQAYAVAGRSFNLSSPKQIGQIFFEELELPVVAKTPKGAPSTAESVLQELAEQGYELPALILEHRGCAKLKSTYTDKLPQMVNPETGRVHTSYHQAVAATGRLSSSDPNLQNIPVRSDQGRRIRQAFIADAGCRIVAADYSQIELRIMAHLSGDAGLLKAFAAGVDIHQATAAEVFGVDSVEQVTADQRRSAKAINFGLIYGMSAFGLAKQLGIERAAAQQYVDLYFDRYPGVRAYMDRMREEAHAKGFVETVFGRRLHLPEINARNKMRQAAAERTAINAPMQGTASDIIKRAMLAVDGWIEKERPPVKMVMQVHDELVFEVAEAELEPVCERIRGYMESAASLEVPLLVDIGVGDNWDEAH